The following nucleotide sequence is from Salinigranum halophilum.
GGTCGACGAAGAGGAACTCCGACCGATACAGCCCCACACCGTCGGCACCGCGCTCGACCGCGGCCTCGATTTCGGCCGGGCGACCGACGTTCGCGGCGACTTCGATCTCTCTCCCGTCGCTGGTCTCGACGGGGGCCTCGCGGACGGGCGCGTCGAGCCCGTCGCTCGCGCGCGCTCTCGTCTCCTCGGTCGGGTTCAGCACCACTTCGCCGGCGTCACCGTCGACGACGACTTCAGTCCCTTCGTCGACCTCGTACAGCCCCGCGCCGACTCCGACCACGGCAGGGAGGGCGAGCGAGCGGGCGAAGATGGCCGCGTGCGACGTGCGACCGCCCGTCGCGGTGACGAATCCCGCGACGACCGCCGGGTCGAGCTGTGCAGTGTCGGACGGGGTGAGCCGCTCGGCGAAGACGACGCTGCCCTCGGGGAGCGACCGGAGGTCGACCCGCTCGGCCCCAGTCAGGATGCGGAGCAGTCGGTCGCGCACGTCGCGGAGGTCGTCCGCGCGTTCTTTCATCCGCCCGTCCATCCCCTCGAACTGCTCGATGGGGCCGGCGAAGGCCGCCCGGACCGCGTGCGGGGCGGGCAAACCGTCGTCGGTGACGGCCGCCTCGACCCCGTCTTCGATTATCGGGTCCGAGAGGAACTGGAGGTGCGCACCGAACACTTCGGCTTCCTCCTCGCCGACATGCTCGCGGGTCTCTTCGCGCTCGCGTTCGAGTTCCGTGCGGGCGGTCTCGATGGCTTCTTCGAACCGTGCGAGTTCCGCCTTCGGGTCGACGTCATCGGGTGGTTCGTCCAGGTCGACCGAGTCGTCGGGGCGGTACCACACGACGGTTCCGACCCCCGCGAGCGGTGTCGCGCCCTCGCCCTGAAGACGACGGTCGACGGCGGGGCCACTCATCGGACCGCCCCCGTGAGCGCCTCGAATTCGTCGAGGCGGCTCGTCTCGGTGGCCCCGTCGAGCAGGAACTCGGTGCGGGCGTCTCTCGGCGCGGGCGGTCGTTCGAGCGTTACCGGGTCGGGCGGGGTGAGTCGGTCGATGTCGGTGGAGTCGATGGTCATGAGAGGTCTGTGATGGGTGTCGGTCCGTT
It contains:
- the ptsP gene encoding phosphoenolpyruvate--protein phosphotransferase; the encoded protein is MSGPAVDRRLQGEGATPLAGVGTVVWYRPDDSVDLDEPPDDVDPKAELARFEEAIETARTELEREREETREHVGEEEAEVFGAHLQFLSDPIIEDGVEAAVTDDGLPAPHAVRAAFAGPIEQFEGMDGRMKERADDLRDVRDRLLRILTGAERVDLRSLPEGSVVFAERLTPSDTAQLDPAVVAGFVTATGGRTSHAAIFARSLALPAVVGVGAGLYEVDEGTEVVVDGDAGEVVLNPTEETRARASDGLDAPVREAPVETSDGREIEVAANVGRPAEIEAAVERGADGVGLYRSEFLFVDRDAPPGEAEQYEAYRDALDAFPDGRVVVRTLDIGGDKPVPYLDLPEEENPFLGDRGIRRSLGNDADLFETQLRALLRAAADGAGDLAVMLPLVSTVEEVRAARTRLEAVASALDEAGVDHAIPEFGVMIETPAAVLMGPDLASEVDFFSIGTNDLAQYVMAAARGNERVSELRDFRQPAVIRAIRETVRAAEGTECWVGMCGEMAGDPDLTELLLGLGLDELSMSAVTVPAVKQRVTAVDTDEARELATHVASASTKEQVVDRLTSQGESP